In the genome of Lactobacillus intestinalis, the window TCCTGGAATATAAATTCCGGGTTCAATGGAGAAACACATTCCTTCTTCGATTACTAAGTCATTTCCTTCGACAATAGATGGAAATTCATGAACATTTTTACCAATTCCGTGGCCTAAACGGTGAATGAAATACTCACCATAGCCAGCTTTTTTGATAATATCACGCGCAACATTATCAAGCTCTTCGGCAGTAATACCAGGTTTAGCAGCTTCAATTGCGGCTTGTTGGGCTTCTCGGTCTACTTCATAAATTTCTCTTTGCTTAGCACTGGGCTCCCCATATGCTACAGTTCGACTAGCATCAGAAGCATAGCCGTCATGCATTGTTCCCAAATCAAATAAAACAAGATCATTAGGTTTAATGGTATTCATTGTTGGACCTAGATGTGGATTTGCGGCATTTGCACCAGCTTGCACAATAGTTTCGAAACTTTCATGCATGACACCCTTTTGTAATTTTAATTGGTAATCAATTTGTCCAGCGATGCTTCTTTCGGTAACCCCAGTTTTAATAGCGTTAAAACCAATTTGAAAGGCAAAGTCAGCTTCTTCACCGGCTCCTTTTAATTTTTCAATTTCTTCCGGAGTCTTGTAAAGTCTAATTCTTTCAATGAAGGCTGAGACATCATTAGTGAAGCTAGCATCTGGAAACTTACTGCGCAAGTTTTGGTAATGAGCGACTGAAAGGTCATCTTTTTCAATTGCCCAGTTTTTAAATTCCTTGGTTCTTTGGCGAATAGTATTAGAAATAACTTCCCATGGATCCTCTGAATCAAGGTAACCATAAACATCGCCATCCCAATCGGAGTTTTTAGCTTCTTCAACATTCAGTGCTGGAGTAAACACAAAACTTTCAGCGTCTTTGAAGGCCAGTAGGGCAAAAATTCGCTCGTGTGGGTCCATCGAATAACCCGTAAAGTAAGCGATTGAGATTGGATTTGAAATGTAAGCCACATCAGTATCGTTAGCTTGCAACCATTCTTGTAATTTATTTAAATTCATATTTTTCCTTTCTTAATTTTAGGTATAATCAATCAAAGTATAACATGATTTTTTGTGAAAAAATGAAAGAAAAGCTGTAAACGTTTGCACCTAAGAGCGATTCATGTTATATTGCTATGTAGACATTTTAAAGAGAGCTGGGGAATGACATATGCATAAACAAGAAGTA includes:
- a CDS encoding M24 family metallopeptidase; this translates as MNLNKLQEWLQANDTDVAYISNPISIAYFTGYSMDPHERIFALLAFKDAESFVFTPALNVEEAKNSDWDGDVYGYLDSEDPWEVISNTIRQRTKEFKNWAIEKDDLSVAHYQNLRSKFPDASFTNDVSAFIERIRLYKTPEEIEKLKGAGEEADFAFQIGFNAIKTGVTERSIAGQIDYQLKLQKGVMHESFETIVQAGANAANPHLGPTMNTIKPNDLVLFDLGTMHDGYASDASRTVAYGEPSAKQREIYEVDREAQQAAIEAAKPGITAEELDNVARDIIKKAGYGEYFIHRLGHGIGKNVHEFPSIVEGNDLVIEEGMCFSIEPGIYIPGFAGVRIEDCGVVTKDGFEPFTHTDKELRVIPIEE